Proteins from a single region of Serinus canaria isolate serCan28SL12 chromosome 28, serCan2020, whole genome shotgun sequence:
- the LOC127060912 gene encoding uncharacterized protein LOC127060912, with protein MGVGGYSYTWPQVSSVTNGGFSVEVRIPTSLKECFPALGIPTAPKLIPKHSNFFRVFFGGGFWGFFYDVSKPAGNNWNNSGSSAAPGSCHNLTLNPLPDPSHTLGIPSPTQGTPSPTQGTSRPILGTPSHILGTPRFILGTPNHILGTPSHIQAPPGHPQIHPGHPQPHLGHPQPHPGHPSPILGTSSPILGTPSHTLGIPRAPPAPSWAPPDPSRHSQSTPSPILGTPSHTWGTPSPIQGCRARDGQTDRRTGNISPGDADPSLTPPWVSPEIPPLEFQCAPPPPSLVIFHSHSSHSDITGELIQVFFFLPGDSSIPKPPWEEISSPPSLAATKHPGHKKKNPKTPKE; from the exons ATGGGGGTTGGAGGCTACAGCTACACCTGGCCCCAGGTGAGCTCAGTCACAAACGGGGGATTTTCCGTGGAGGTGAGAATTCCCACATCCCTCAAGGAATgttttcctgccctgggcatccccacagctcccaaactgatcccaaagcacagcaacttttttagggttttttttgggggggggttttggggttttttttatgatgTCTCCAAGCCTGCAGGGAATAACTGGAATAActctgggagctcagcagctcctggctcgTGTCACAACCTCACCCTAAACCCTCTTCCTGACCCCAGCCacaccctgggcatccccagccccactcagggcacccccagccccactcaggGCACCTCCAGACCCATCCTGGGCACCCCCAGTCACATCCTGGGCACCCCCAGATTCATCCTGGGCACCCCCAACCACAtcctgggcacccccagccacATCCAGGCACCCCCCGGGCACCCCCAGATTCAtcctgggcacccccagccccatcttGGGCACCCCCAACCCCACCCAGGGCACCCCAGCCCCATcttgggcacctccagccccatcctgggcacccccagccacaccctgggcatccccag ggcacctccagccccatcctgggCACCCCCAGACCCATCCAGGCACTCccagagcacccccagccccatcctgggcacccccagccacacctggggcacccccagccccatccaggggtgcagggccagggatggacagacggacagacggacaggGAACATCTCACCTGGAGATGCTGACCCCTCCCTGACCCCTCCCTGGGTCTCTCCTGAGATTCCACCCTTGGAATTTCAgtgtgccccccccccccccagtctGGTGATTTTCCACTCCCATTCCTCCCACAGTGACATCACAGGTGAAttaattcaggttttttttttccttcctggggATTCCtccatccccaaacccccctgggaGGAAATCTCCTCTCCCCCAAGTTTAGCAGCTACAAAACACCcaggacacaaaaaaaaaaacccaaaaaccccaaaggaatAA
- the GDF15 gene encoding growth/differentiation factor 15, translating to MLRGAMPSAPRAALTCLRLLLLLSAADSRPHAWDQDRFQLEAVKKEILERLGMPAPPAIRSQLDQESIQRAQRLYRRKVAELAGNRSREEEEEEEEEAVSRLYRLTPTLLPYLDVSEGHQDSQGRRDAQGHREPLGPYRYHLLLSRTADFHRQLRVVQAELKLLKQPLSPPGSSVPPRVTISTLRGAEGTPQLLHSQELPPDSLSLDLTGAIQPWLAGPEATLRLELEFSIDISAALATSGGETLVLEVQTLEKPPRAARRARGLEEECGKSDGKCCLKSLKVSFQDIGWSDWVIAPNSYYMRFCEGSCPHNYKPASMHAQIQSRVHSLSKAAPPPCCVPAGYDPMVLMHLDSQGRLVSSLFEDMLVTRCHCA from the exons ATGCTCAGGGGAGCGATGCCGAGCGCGCCGCGGGCCGCCCTCACCTGCCTgcggctcctgctgctcctctcgGCCGCCGATTCCCGGCCCCACGCGTGGGACCAGGACAGGTTCCAGCTGGAAGCCGTCAAAAAGGAGATCCTGGAGCGGCTGGGAATGCCGGCTCCCCCCGCCATCCGGAGCCAGCTGGACCAGGAGAGCATCCAGAGAGCGCAGCGGCTCTACCGGCGGAAAGTGGCGGAGCTGGCGGGGAACCGGAGCcgggaggaggaagaggaggaggaagaggaagccGTGTCCAGGCTGTATCGCCTGACCCCCACCT TGCTGCCCTATCTGGACGTCTCCGAGGGACATCAGGACTCTCAAGGCCGCCGGGACGCCCAGGGACACCGGGAGCCCCTCGGTCCTTACCGCTACCACCTCCTGCTGTCCCGCACCGCCGATTTCCACCGGCAGCTCCGCGTGGTGCAGGCGGAGCTGAAACTCCTCAAGCAGCCGCTGTCCCCTCCCGGCTCCTCGGTGCCACCGCGCGTCACCATCTCCACCCTGCGGGGGGCTGAGGGcaccccccagctcctgcacagccaagAGCTGCCGCCGGATTCCCTCAGCCTGGACCTGACAGGAGccatccagccctggctggccgGGCCCGAGGCCACGCTGCGCCTGGAGCTGGAATTCAGCATCGACATCTCGGCAGCCCTGGCCACCTCCGGGGGGGAAACGCTGGTGCTGGAGGTGCAAACCCTGGAGAAGCCACCTCGGGCGGCCAGGAGAGCTcgggggctggaggaggagtgCGGGAAGAGCGATGGGAAGTGCTGCCTGAAGTCGCTGAAGGTTTCCTTCCAGGACATCGGCTGGTCGGACTGGGTGATCGCCCCCAACAGCTACTACATGAGGTTCTGCGAGGGTTCCTGCCCCCACAACTACAAACCGGCCAGCATGCATGCCCAGATCCAATCCAGGGTGCACTCCCTGTCCAAGGCTGCCCCTCCACCCTGCTGTGTCCCCGCTGGCTACGACCCCATGGTGCTGATGCACCtggacagccagggcaggctggtgtCCAGCCTCTTCGAGGACATGCTGGTCACCAGGTGTCACTGTGCCTGA
- the LOC127060934 gene encoding leucine-rich repeat-containing protein 25-like, whose protein sequence is MDTGGGRGGTWTPAGARTWRVDTNMMHTEHRAADTGRRHRDGDTHPARGHSHRDPRLPPTPGSPHTWGVPVLPGGRSVCPHACPPPLGSPGSPGHSASAGGMLSTPIKDRGSGRGQGVLTWGCCPPAPPRGWLRPDRVTRDSRTRLFLFPTPGNSGRSAGSRCSGRTMGVPAASLLLLLLLLLPVAPTLLVSPCFPLLLDISQELDLTNRSSGCAELDWSPFQGHRRVLLRHNGIEALSPSARLGSRLEELDLAENRLRELPDGFFTNATALRSLRLEGNPLPAVPPAAFQPTLRSLSVSCRCDVLGTVLAPCARGGIRCLCLTSHRHPFNVTEFHGRECGPGAGLVAGLVAGAAGAVAVLVAALVAAVWYRRRRAGTAVGGGGRGKQDPAGTLRQPRYISRDTGSGSADVTDGPDYENVFVNPGTAPAAAQGWAPAWKEPRYSPQVPLHEDYFLESAADPGFQPIYANTLGPTEDIYITPDQ, encoded by the exons atggacacagggggCGGACGTGGGGGGACATGGACACCGGCGGGGGCTCGGACATGGCGAGTGGACACGAACATGATGCACACGGAACACCGAGCTGCAGACACGGGGAGGCGACACCGGGATGGGGAcacccaccctgccaggggacacagccacagagACCCCCGGCTCCCACCCACCCCGGGGTCCCCCCACACTTGGGGGGTCCCTGTGCTGCCGGGGGGAAGGTCTGTGTGCCCACACGCGTGTCCCCCACCCCTCGGGTCACCGGGGTCACCGGGACACTCAGCCAGTGCTGGGGGGATGCTCAGCACCCCAATTAAGGACCGGGGGTCTGGCAGGGGTCAGGGGGTGCTGACGTGGGGGTgctgcccccctgcccccccccgGGGCTGGCTACGCCCTGACAGGGTGACACGGGACAGCCGGACCCGCCTGTTCCTCTTCCCCACACCAGGCAACAGCGGCCGGAGCGCAG GCTCCCGCTGCAGTGGAAGGACCATGGGGGTCCCTGCGgcctcgctgctgctgctgctgctgctgctgctccccgtGGCCCCCACACTCCTCGTGTCCCCCTGtttccctttgctgctggaCATTTCCCAAGAGCTGGACCTGACCAACCGCAGCAGCGGCTGCGCCGAGCTGGACTGGAGCCCGTTCCAGGGGCACCGCCGGGTGCTGCTGAGGCACAACGGCATCGAGGCCCTGAGCCCCTCGGCCCGCCTCGGGTCCcggctggaggagctggaccTGGCGGAGAACCGGCTGCGGGAGCTGCCCGACGGCTTCTTCACCAACGCCACGGCGCTGCGGAGCCTGAGGCTGGAGGGGAACCCCCTGCCCGCCGTGCCCCCCGCCGCCTTCCAGCCCACGCTGCGCTCCCTGAGCGTGTCCTGCCGCTGCGACGTGCTGGGCACCGTGCTGGCCCCCTGTGCCCGCGGGGGGATCCGCTGCCTGTGCCTCACATCCCACCGGCATCCCTTCAACGTCACGGAATTCCACGGCCGGGAGTGCGGGCCAGGCGCGGGGCTGGTGGCCGGGCTGGTGGCCGGAGCGGCCGGGGCGGTGGCCGTGCTGGTGGCAGCGCTGGTGGCCGCCGTGTGGTACCGGCGGAGGAGAGCGGGAACCGCGGTGGGCGGCGGGGGAAGGGGGAAGCAGGATCCCGCTGGAACCCTCCGGCAGCCCCGCTACATCAGCCGGGACACCGGGAGCGGCAGCGCCGATGTCACCGACGGCCCCGACTACGAGAACGTCTTCGTGAATCCCGGCACGGCTCCGGCTGCAGCGCAGGGATGGGCACCGGCCTGGAAGGAGCCGCGCTACAG cccccaggTCCCCCTGCACGAGGATTATTTCCTGGAGAGCGCCGCCGATCCCGGGTTCCAGCCCATCTACGCCAACACTCTGGGCCCCACCGAGGACATCTACATCACTCCTGAccagtga